From a single Kitasatospora sp. NBC_00458 genomic region:
- a CDS encoding SgcJ/EcaC family oxidoreductase, translating into MNDTRLPELSPGDQSAVRALYHRALEGWNLRDGPAFAGPFAVDGEVVGFDGTRYAGRSVMAAELGRVLADHATPEYVAKVRRVRALGPGVAQLDAVAGLVPDDADDLDPALNAVQTVIAVNAGAGWRIALLQNTPARYDLRPDLAKALTAELRELVGRGPGPV; encoded by the coding sequence ATGAACGATACGCGGCTGCCGGAGCTCTCCCCCGGGGACCAGAGTGCGGTGCGGGCGCTCTACCACCGGGCGCTGGAGGGGTGGAACCTGCGGGACGGCCCGGCCTTCGCCGGGCCGTTCGCGGTGGACGGGGAGGTCGTCGGGTTCGACGGGACCCGGTACGCCGGGAGGTCGGTGATGGCCGCCGAACTGGGCCGGGTCCTCGCGGACCACGCCACCCCGGAGTACGTCGCCAAGGTGCGGCGGGTGCGGGCGCTGGGCCCGGGGGTGGCGCAGCTGGACGCGGTGGCGGGGCTGGTGCCGGACGACGCGGACGACCTGGACCCGGCCCTGAACGCGGTGCAGACGGTGATCGCGGTGAACGCGGGCGCGGGGTGGCGGATCGCCCTGCTGCAGAACACCCCCGCCCGGTACGACCTGCGGCCGGACCTCGCGAAGGCGCTGACGGCGGAGCTGCGGGAGCTGGTGGGGCGGGGGCCGGGGCCGGTGTAG
- a CDS encoding peptidoglycan recognition protein translates to MRFFSRAVMPASLRSLPGFRSYRSLRGPRPGGSSGPLPGGPDRSGGPGSGGSDGPAGSDRPGRSAGSVRTALPAALLAGCTAALLLQPVAAAAPAAAAARARTSAGGGSVTTLPLTAGHLLTPRSTPPFELLGVGWDGPATSLAGGTVRVRTRDAATGVWSGWRELEADGEDAPDGVPHGPDGVSRGATAPLWTGLSDGVAVQVLPGPAGLPAGLRVDLVDPGHGVGSAAARVLPAEPPGGRRIGHQAPRPEIVTRAGWGADESIRERDFVYTGAVRAVFVHHTATATAYECADAPRVIRAIYQYHVQGNGWRDIGYNFLVDRCGTVYEGRAGGTDLPVHGAHTLGFNTDSAGVAAIGTYVSDVPPQPLLDGLAGISAWKLGLTDQDAAGRTRLVSGSSASRYPLGTTVTFDAVSGHRDGFNTECPGAALYPLLPDLRARAAQLQGR, encoded by the coding sequence ATGCGCTTCTTTTCCCGGGCCGTCATGCCCGCCTCCCTCCGTTCGCTCCCCGGCTTCCGCTCCTACCGCTCCCTCAGGGGTCCTCGCCCCGGGGGTTCCTCCGGTCCGCTCCCCGGCGGCCCCGACCGCTCCGGCGGGCCCGGGAGCGGCGGCTCCGACGGCCCCGCGGGCAGCGACCGCCCCGGCCGGTCCGCCGGCTCCGTCCGCACCGCCCTGCCCGCCGCGCTGCTCGCGGGCTGCACCGCCGCCCTGCTCCTCCAGCCGGTGGCGGCGGCCGCCCCGGCCGCCGCCGCGGCCCGGGCCAGGACCTCGGCGGGCGGCGGCTCGGTCACCACGCTGCCGCTGACCGCCGGTCACCTCCTGACGCCGCGCTCCACCCCGCCGTTCGAACTGCTCGGCGTCGGCTGGGACGGTCCCGCGACCTCGCTGGCCGGCGGCACCGTCCGGGTCCGCACCAGGGACGCGGCCACCGGAGTGTGGAGCGGCTGGCGGGAGCTGGAGGCGGACGGCGAGGACGCCCCGGACGGTGTGCCGCACGGTCCGGACGGGGTGTCCCGGGGCGCCACGGCGCCGCTCTGGACCGGCCTGAGCGACGGTGTCGCCGTCCAGGTGCTCCCCGGCCCCGCGGGCCTGCCGGCCGGGCTGCGGGTCGACCTGGTGGACCCCGGGCACGGCGTCGGGTCCGCCGCCGCCCGGGTGCTGCCCGCCGAACCGCCGGGCGGTCGGCGGATCGGCCATCAGGCGCCGCGGCCCGAGATCGTCACGCGGGCCGGCTGGGGCGCCGACGAGTCGATCCGCGAGCGGGACTTCGTGTACACCGGCGCGGTGAGGGCGGTCTTCGTCCACCACACCGCCACGGCGACCGCGTACGAGTGCGCCGACGCGCCCCGGGTGATCCGGGCGATCTACCAGTACCACGTGCAGGGCAACGGCTGGCGGGACATCGGCTACAACTTCCTGGTCGACCGCTGCGGCACGGTGTACGAGGGCCGGGCCGGCGGCACCGACCTGCCGGTGCACGGCGCGCACACCCTCGGCTTCAACACCGACTCGGCCGGTGTCGCGGCGATCGGCACCTACGTCAGCGACGTGCCGCCGCAGCCCCTGCTGGACGGGCTCGCCGGGATCTCGGCCTGGAAGCTCGGGCTCACCGACCAGGACGCCGCCGGCCGGACCCGGCTGGTGTCCGGTTCGAGCGCCAGCCGCTACCCGCTGGGGACGACCGTCACCTTCGACGCGGTCTCCGGTCACCGCGACGGTTTCAACACCGAGTGCCCCGGCGCGGCCCTCTACCCGCTGCTGCCCGACCTGCGGGCCCGGGCCGCCCAGCTCCAGGGCCGCTGA
- a CDS encoding TIGR03089 family protein, with protein sequence MTAPFAADAQTPVELLHAFLRGGTPSVDPAAPLVTFYDDATGERVELSARTFDNWVAKTANLLQDELNAGPGDRAALLLPAHWQSAVWLLACWSVGVAAAPAGDPSDADLVVSGPDGLEAAHACEGERVALALRPLGGRFPQRPDGFLDYAAEVPGQGDRFAPYSPVTPDAPALETAVDGLPLKLTGDQTVRLAREGAARLGLEPGDRVLSTLSYDDWTGLEAGLLAPLAAGASVVLCRNSDGLSAEQWEKRVESERVTLRLG encoded by the coding sequence ATGACTGCGCCTTTCGCTGCCGATGCCCAAACCCCCGTCGAGCTGCTGCACGCATTCCTGCGAGGTGGCACTCCCTCGGTCGACCCCGCGGCCCCGCTGGTCACCTTCTACGACGACGCCACCGGCGAACGGGTCGAGCTGTCCGCCCGCACCTTCGACAACTGGGTGGCCAAGACCGCCAACCTGCTCCAGGACGAGCTGAACGCCGGCCCCGGCGACCGCGCCGCCCTGCTGCTCCCCGCCCACTGGCAGAGCGCCGTATGGCTGCTGGCCTGCTGGTCCGTCGGAGTGGCGGCGGCCCCCGCCGGCGACCCCTCCGACGCCGACCTGGTGGTCAGCGGACCGGACGGCCTGGAGGCCGCCCACGCCTGCGAGGGCGAACGGGTGGCGCTCGCGCTGCGCCCGCTCGGCGGCCGGTTCCCACAACGCCCTGACGGCTTCCTCGACTACGCCGCCGAGGTGCCGGGCCAGGGCGACCGGTTCGCCCCCTACTCGCCCGTCACCCCGGACGCGCCGGCCCTGGAGACCGCCGTCGACGGCCTGCCGCTGAAGCTGACCGGGGACCAGACCGTCCGGCTGGCCCGCGAGGGCGCGGCCCGGCTCGGCCTGGAGCCGGGCGACCGGGTGCTCTCCACGCTCTCGTACGACGACTGGACGGGCCTGGAGGCCGGCCTGCTGGCACCGCTCGCGGCCGGCGCCTCGGTGGTCCTGTGCCGCAACTCGGACGGCCTGAGCGCCGAGCAGTGGGAGAAGCGGGTGGAATCCGAACGGGTGACACTGCGCCTCGGGTAA
- a CDS encoding LCP family protein has product MAEDDTEHPPTENPDDPDPDAPGTPAAPRRRRRRWLMITAGALAFLLVACGTLLWVAYRKLDGNIRTDSTTDQLLARLEAERPSRTAGARGAENILLIGSDDRTGANATYGEAGGQRSDTTILLHLAADRRHATAVSIPRDVMVTVPACQKPDGTRSRQSLMQFNAAFETGGPACSIRTVEQLSGIRVDHYVILDFAGFKRMVDAVDGVEVCVPQAIHDKDAKLDLSAGRQTLRGEQALGYVRARETLGDGSDTQRMGRQQQFLAALIRKVQSQDVLLNPTKLWPVLDAATSSVRADSGLSSLGALYDLTQDLRGIPSSDVVFLTAPRRPYRFDSDRDEFVQPQTTQLFTALRDDRPVTVRPPGSSPSAGASASKGASPSAVAVPSGDPSDDPSDGPSGGASTGLPDAAEPSAAASGPASGPTGGTGRTAGASPAATAPPSFEGRTADVDGCTVH; this is encoded by the coding sequence ATGGCCGAGGATGACACCGAGCACCCCCCGACCGAGAACCCCGATGATCCGGACCCGGACGCCCCGGGCACTCCGGCCGCGCCGCGGCGCCGGCGCCGGCGGTGGCTGATGATCACCGCCGGCGCCCTCGCCTTCCTGCTGGTCGCCTGCGGCACGCTGCTCTGGGTCGCCTACCGCAAGCTCGACGGCAACATCCGGACCGACTCCACCACCGACCAGCTGCTGGCCCGGCTGGAGGCCGAGCGGCCCAGCCGGACCGCCGGGGCCCGCGGCGCCGAGAACATCCTGCTGATCGGCAGCGACGACCGGACCGGCGCCAACGCCACCTACGGCGAGGCCGGGGGCCAGCGCTCGGACACCACGATCCTGCTGCACCTCGCGGCGGACCGGCGGCACGCGACCGCCGTCTCCATCCCGCGCGACGTCATGGTGACCGTCCCCGCCTGCCAGAAGCCGGACGGGACCCGGAGCCGCCAGAGCCTGATGCAGTTCAACGCGGCCTTCGAGACCGGCGGACCGGCCTGCTCGATCCGGACCGTCGAACAGCTCAGCGGCATCCGGGTCGACCACTACGTGATCCTCGACTTCGCCGGCTTCAAGCGCATGGTGGACGCCGTCGACGGCGTCGAGGTGTGCGTCCCCCAGGCGATCCACGACAAGGACGCCAAGCTGGACCTGTCGGCCGGGAGGCAGACCCTGCGCGGCGAGCAGGCACTCGGCTACGTCCGGGCCCGGGAGACCCTCGGCGACGGCAGCGACACCCAGCGGATGGGACGTCAGCAGCAGTTCCTCGCCGCACTGATCCGCAAGGTGCAGTCGCAGGACGTGCTGCTCAACCCCACCAAGCTGTGGCCGGTGCTGGACGCCGCCACCTCCTCCGTCCGGGCGGACAGCGGGCTCTCCTCGCTCGGCGCGCTCTACGACCTGACCCAGGACCTGCGCGGCATCCCCTCCTCGGATGTGGTGTTCCTGACGGCGCCGCGCCGGCCGTACCGGTTCGACTCGGACCGGGACGAGTTCGTGCAGCCGCAGACCACCCAGCTGTTCACGGCGCTGCGGGACGACCGGCCGGTGACCGTGCGGCCGCCGGGGTCGAGCCCCTCGGCGGGCGCCTCCGCGTCGAAGGGGGCCTCGCCGTCGGCGGTCGCCGTCCCTTCGGGCGATCCGTCGGACGATCCGTCGGACGGGCCTTCGGGAGGGGCCTCCACGGGGCTGCCGGACGCCGCGGAACCGTCCGCGGCGGCCTCCGGTCCGGCCTCCGGTCCCACCGGCGGCACGGGGCGGACGGCCGGGGCCTCGCCGGCCGCCACCGCTCCCCCGTCCTTCGAGGGCCGGACCGCCGACGTGGACGGCTGCACCGTGCATTGA
- a CDS encoding LCP family protein: MQQDSQDVDPADQWVLDPETGQYRLDPAAGIPAQRRHARPATPGAGASGAGTGAAGATAAAGTAGAAATVPHQARTGGRAAHRRAGAKKRNRRRRLLKWTGGIAALALVAGCGGVYYAYQHFNNNITAVKVQLGDEAERPKAVAGDALNILVIGTDSRAGLGREYGDEGSAGHADTTMLFHVAKDRTNATAISIPRDLMVEVPECRTADGKTIPGSARTMFNNSLGQEGRDPGCTWKTVEKLTGIRVDHFVMVDFEAVKTLSSAVGGVEVCAAKDIDDPDSHLRMSKGRHVVQGDEALAFVRTRHDVGLGGDLTRIPLQQQFISSMIRSVKSSDTLTNPAKLWKLADAATKALTVDSGIGSVDKLKDLALDVSKVDTEHITFTTLPVLDDPADENRLVAKQPDAGQLFSMIGNDRSLTGPAAPADGAADTGAAAAPAAPSAAPSAAPSAAPAAPSAAAPAVDVKDVRVTVRNGTGTPGRAQQTVDRLRTDGFAKAATGANATAAPTTSVSHPAGKGAEATALAAALGLPADAVKADPKAGPKDGLVVVLGKDLAAVATPTPSAVPTEAPKDLQRVQADDTDVCAK, translated from the coding sequence GTGCAGCAGGACAGCCAGGACGTCGACCCCGCCGACCAGTGGGTGCTCGACCCGGAGACCGGCCAGTACCGCCTCGACCCGGCCGCGGGCATCCCCGCCCAGCGCCGGCACGCCCGCCCCGCGACGCCGGGGGCGGGAGCGTCCGGGGCGGGGACCGGAGCCGCCGGGGCGACGGCAGCCGCGGGGACCGCCGGGGCGGCCGCGACCGTCCCGCACCAGGCCCGCACCGGCGGACGGGCCGCCCACCGCCGGGCGGGCGCGAAGAAGCGCAACCGCCGGCGGCGGCTGCTGAAGTGGACCGGCGGGATCGCCGCACTGGCCCTGGTGGCCGGCTGCGGCGGCGTGTACTACGCCTACCAGCACTTCAACAACAACATCACCGCCGTCAAGGTGCAGCTGGGCGACGAGGCCGAGCGGCCCAAGGCGGTGGCCGGCGACGCGCTCAACATCCTGGTCATCGGCACCGACAGCCGGGCGGGACTGGGCCGCGAGTACGGCGACGAGGGCAGCGCCGGGCACGCCGACACCACCATGCTGTTCCACGTCGCCAAGGACCGCACCAATGCGACCGCGATCAGCATTCCGCGCGACCTGATGGTGGAAGTGCCGGAGTGCCGGACCGCGGACGGGAAGACGATCCCCGGCTCCGCGCGCACGATGTTCAACAACAGTCTCGGCCAGGAGGGCCGCGATCCGGGCTGCACCTGGAAGACCGTCGAGAAGCTGACCGGGATCCGCGTCGACCACTTCGTGATGGTCGACTTCGAGGCCGTGAAGACGCTCTCCAGCGCCGTCGGCGGCGTCGAGGTGTGCGCGGCCAAGGACATCGACGACCCGGACTCGCACCTGAGGATGAGCAAGGGCCGGCACGTCGTCCAGGGCGACGAGGCACTGGCCTTCGTCCGCACCCGGCACGACGTCGGACTGGGCGGCGACCTCACCCGGATCCCGCTCCAGCAGCAGTTCATCAGCTCGATGATCCGCTCGGTCAAGAGCAGCGACACGCTGACCAACCCGGCCAAGCTGTGGAAGCTCGCGGACGCCGCCACCAAGGCGCTCACCGTCGACTCGGGGATCGGCAGCGTCGACAAGCTCAAGGACCTCGCGCTGGACGTCAGCAAGGTCGACACCGAGCACATCACCTTCACCACGCTGCCGGTGCTGGACGACCCGGCGGACGAGAACCGGCTGGTGGCCAAGCAGCCGGACGCCGGGCAGCTGTTCTCGATGATCGGCAACGACCGGTCGCTGACCGGGCCGGCCGCACCGGCCGACGGGGCGGCGGACACCGGTGCGGCTGCCGCACCGGCCGCCCCCTCCGCCGCCCCCTCCGCGGCGCCTTCCGCGGCTCCGGCGGCCCCGTCTGCGGCCGCACCGGCGGTCGACGTGAAGGACGTGCGGGTGACGGTGCGCAACGGCACCGGCACCCCGGGCCGGGCCCAGCAGACCGTCGACCGGCTCCGGACGGACGGCTTCGCCAAGGCCGCGACCGGCGCCAACGCCACCGCGGCGCCGACCACCTCGGTCTCCCACCCGGCCGGGAAGGGCGCCGAGGCGACCGCGCTGGCCGCAGCGCTGGGCCTGCCGGCCGACGCCGTGAAGGCCGACCCGAAGGCGGGTCCCAAGGACGGGCTGGTGGTGGTGCTCGGCAAGGACCTGGCGGCGGTCGCGACCCCGACCCCGAGCGCCGTCCCGACCGAGGCCCCCAAGGACCTCCAGCGGGTCCAGGCGGACGACACCGACGTCTGCGCGAAGTAG
- a CDS encoding DapH/DapD/GlmU-related protein → MGTVEGGSAAVARVEDSADVDDRAVIGAGTTVWHLAQVREDAVIGADCIIGRGAYVGPGVRIGDRVKIQNHALVYEPAVVEDGVFVGPAAVLTNDLYPRSVDVDGRLKRGDDWDARGVTLRRGCSIGGRAVLVAGVTVGRWALVAAGAVVHRDVPDFALVAGVPARRIKWVGRAGEPLEPDGEGRWRCPRTGEEYREADGVLTPGEPQQP, encoded by the coding sequence ATGGGGACAGTTGAGGGCGGGTCCGCCGCCGTTGCCCGGGTCGAGGACAGCGCCGACGTCGACGACCGGGCGGTGATCGGCGCCGGTACCACCGTCTGGCACCTGGCCCAGGTGCGCGAGGACGCGGTGATCGGCGCCGACTGCATCATCGGCCGGGGCGCCTACGTCGGCCCCGGCGTGCGGATCGGCGACCGGGTCAAGATCCAGAACCACGCGCTGGTCTACGAGCCGGCGGTGGTCGAGGACGGCGTGTTCGTCGGCCCGGCGGCGGTGCTCACCAACGACCTCTACCCGCGCTCGGTGGACGTCGACGGACGGCTCAAGCGCGGCGACGACTGGGACGCCCGCGGGGTGACGCTCCGGCGGGGCTGCTCGATCGGCGGCCGGGCCGTCCTGGTGGCCGGGGTGACGGTCGGCCGCTGGGCACTGGTCGCCGCAGGTGCGGTGGTGCACCGGGACGTCCCGGACTTCGCCCTGGTGGCCGGGGTGCCGGCCCGCCGGATCAAGTGGGTCGGCCGGGCCGGCGAGCCCCTGGAGCCGGACGGCGAGGGACGCTGGCGCTGCCCGCGCACGGGCGAGGAGTACCGGGAGGCCGACGGCGTGCTCACGCCCGGGGAGCCGCAGCAGCCCTGA
- a CDS encoding glycosyltransferase family 2 protein, translating into MNTKAAEELPAVSVIMPVLNEERHLRTAVRHILDQEYAGPMEVVIALGPSSDRTAQIAAELSAEDPRVRTVENPTGRTPAGLNAAIRGSSHPIVVRVDGHGLLTPGYITTAVRLLGEMEAANVGGIMHAEGETEWENAVAAAMTSKIGVGNAAFHTGGLAGPADTVYLGVFRREVLERLGGYNEEFVRAQDWELNYRIRQDGGLVWFTPQLRVTYRPRPSIRALAKQYKDYGRWRRVVTRYHKGSVNLRYLAPPTAFLGVVLGVVLGAAVHPAFLALPVAYLLGIVGGAMVEGRGLSAKAKAMLPVAFVTMHLSWGFGFLTSPRSLARKVIGSRAPASGSVVAEQH; encoded by the coding sequence ATGAACACCAAGGCTGCTGAGGAGCTGCCGGCGGTCTCCGTGATCATGCCGGTGCTCAACGAGGAACGACACCTGCGCACGGCCGTCCGGCACATCCTGGACCAGGAGTACGCCGGCCCGATGGAGGTGGTGATCGCCCTCGGTCCGTCCTCCGACCGCACCGCGCAGATCGCCGCCGAACTGTCCGCCGAGGACCCGCGGGTGCGGACCGTGGAGAATCCCACCGGCCGCACCCCCGCCGGGCTGAACGCCGCGATCCGCGGCTCCAGCCACCCGATAGTGGTTCGCGTCGACGGCCACGGCCTGCTGACCCCGGGCTACATCACCACGGCGGTCCGGCTGCTCGGCGAGATGGAGGCCGCCAACGTCGGCGGCATCATGCACGCCGAGGGCGAGACCGAGTGGGAGAACGCGGTCGCCGCCGCGATGACCTCCAAGATCGGCGTCGGCAACGCGGCCTTCCACACCGGCGGCCTGGCCGGCCCGGCGGACACCGTCTACCTCGGGGTGTTCCGGCGCGAGGTGCTGGAGCGGCTCGGCGGCTACAACGAGGAGTTCGTCCGCGCCCAGGACTGGGAGCTGAACTACCGCATCCGGCAGGACGGCGGCCTGGTCTGGTTCACCCCGCAGCTGCGGGTCACCTACCGGCCCCGCCCCAGCATCCGGGCGCTGGCCAAGCAGTACAAGGACTACGGCCGCTGGCGCCGGGTGGTCACCCGCTACCACAAGGGCTCGGTCAACCTCCGGTACCTCGCCCCGCCGACCGCCTTCCTGGGCGTGGTGCTCGGCGTGGTGCTCGGCGCGGCCGTCCACCCGGCCTTCCTCGCGCTGCCCGTCGCCTACCTGCTCGGCATCGTCGGCGGCGCGATGGTCGAGGGGCGCGGCCTCTCCGCCAAGGCCAAGGCGATGCTCCCGGTGGCCTTCGTGACCATGCACCTGAGCTGGGGCTTCGGGTTCCTCACCTCGCCGCGCTCGCTGGCCCGCAAGGTGATCGGCAGCCGCGCCCCCGCCTCCGGCAGCGTGGTCGCCGAGCAGCACTGA
- a CDS encoding LCP family protein has translation MPVSPLSDRPGAQPGGRRPWPRRLAAGIALGILVTSGGGWALLHGIASIDRVDAFSNDLARPADDGSTTFLVVGTDERDGIPERTLKDVLHAGGESCHCTDTMMIVQLSGDGSRAGVISIPRDSYVDIPAHRDQATRKEVPAGKGKINAAYGLGGPQLAVATVEQNTGLRIDHYLQVNFAGFVSAVDAVGGVRVCTAKPLRDEYSGLDLPAGTSTLDGAGALKYVRARHLDGSSDLGRMHRQQKLVAQLLHQLTSGGTLLNPVRLARVTDSVLGSVKADKGLTADGLITLATRMKDLTAGRADFATVPLAAVDHPVAGWGSTVLWDRAGARALFDAVREGRPLAGTTTSAPPSGPPSGPPVATPTAAVPTAAATTAAPTVAPEQVHVQVFNAAGVVGLGARADAELRRAGFATTGAPSNAPAGTPGGRTVVRYDPRWAESARTLSGALPTAELTPVPGLGPTLQVYVGGDYPAGVSPSPGAGTGAASAGPVAAAPAPPPPPAGTATPAPGTAAPVGGPGASAGAGAGAGLTVADAGAERASDILCP, from the coding sequence ATGCCCGTCTCCCCCCTCTCCGACCGGCCCGGGGCCCAGCCCGGGGGGCGCCGTCCGTGGCCCCGCCGACTGGCCGCAGGCATCGCCCTCGGCATCCTCGTCACCTCAGGCGGCGGCTGGGCTCTCCTGCACGGCATCGCCTCGATCGACCGGGTCGACGCCTTCAGCAACGACCTCGCCCGTCCGGCCGACGACGGCTCCACCACCTTCCTGGTGGTCGGCACGGACGAGCGCGACGGCATCCCGGAGCGGACCCTCAAGGACGTCCTGCACGCCGGCGGCGAGTCCTGCCACTGCACCGACACGATGATGATCGTCCAGCTCTCCGGGGACGGCTCCCGGGCCGGCGTGATCAGCATCCCCCGCGACTCCTACGTCGACATCCCCGCCCACCGGGACCAGGCCACCCGCAAGGAGGTCCCGGCCGGCAAGGGCAAGATCAACGCCGCGTACGGCCTGGGCGGCCCGCAGCTGGCGGTCGCCACCGTCGAGCAGAACACCGGGCTGCGGATCGACCACTACCTCCAGGTGAACTTCGCCGGGTTCGTCTCCGCGGTGGACGCCGTCGGCGGGGTGCGGGTGTGCACCGCCAAGCCGCTCAGGGACGAGTACTCCGGGCTCGACCTGCCCGCAGGCACCAGCACCCTCGACGGTGCGGGAGCGCTCAAGTACGTCCGGGCCCGGCACCTGGACGGTAGCTCCGACCTGGGCCGGATGCACCGGCAGCAGAAGCTCGTCGCCCAGCTGCTGCACCAGCTGACCAGCGGCGGCACCCTGCTCAACCCGGTCCGGCTGGCCCGGGTGACCGACAGCGTGCTCGGTTCGGTCAAGGCCGACAAGGGGCTGACGGCGGACGGCCTGATCACCCTGGCGACCCGGATGAAGGACCTCACGGCCGGTCGGGCCGACTTCGCGACCGTCCCGCTGGCCGCGGTCGACCACCCGGTCGCCGGATGGGGCTCGACGGTCCTCTGGGACCGGGCCGGGGCGCGGGCACTGTTCGACGCGGTACGGGAGGGCCGGCCGCTCGCCGGGACGACCACGTCCGCCCCGCCGTCCGGCCCGCCGTCCGGCCCGCCCGTCGCGACCCCGACGGCGGCGGTACCGACGGCGGCGGCGACGACGGCCGCACCGACGGTCGCGCCGGAGCAGGTGCACGTCCAGGTGTTCAACGCGGCGGGGGTCGTGGGGCTGGGGGCCCGGGCCGACGCCGAGCTGCGGCGGGCGGGCTTCGCCACCACCGGGGCACCGTCCAACGCCCCGGCCGGGACGCCGGGCGGGCGGACGGTGGTCCGGTACGACCCGCGCTGGGCCGAGTCGGCCCGGACCCTGTCCGGTGCGCTGCCGACGGCGGAGCTGACGCCGGTGCCGGGGCTGGGGCCGACCCTCCAGGTGTACGTGGGCGGGGACTACCCGGCGGGCGTGAGCCCCTCGCCCGGAGCGGGCACCGGCGCGGCCTCGGCGGGCCCGGTGGCGGCGGCGCCCGCACCGCCGCCACCGCCGGCCGGGACGGCGACCCCGGCACCCGGTACCGCGGCGCCCGTCGGGGGCCCGGGGGCGAGTGCCGGTGCCGGTGCCGGTGCCGGGCTGACGGTGGCCGATGCGGGGGCGGAGCGGGCGAGCGACATCCTCTGTCCGTGA